The following nucleotide sequence is from Cricetulus griseus strain 17A/GY chromosome 9, alternate assembly CriGri-PICRH-1.0, whole genome shotgun sequence.
GTCCTGCCTCTTCATCCTCCAGGAGCCCCCCTGGACCCCAAGTTCCTCTTCCAATGCATCACAGCCAACATCATCTGCTCCATTGTCTTTGGAGAGCGCTTTGACTACAAAGATCGCCAATTCCTGCGCCTGCTGGACCTGTTCTATCGGACCTTCTCACTCGCAAGCTCATTCTCCAGCCAGGTCAGTgggggggaagagaggaaaatccacagcagaggaagaggaggctgcTCTCTGTGTACAGAAGGGAGTGCTCTAGGGCTGGAAGAAACGCAGAGACAACATGGAGAGGCAAGGAGGGTGAGAGCAGGAGTGACAGAGGGATGGTGAACTGGATGGGGAAACATGGAGAGGCCAGGAGCCTGAGGcctggagggaagggggaaggtggTCTACAGGGTGGGAGATCTGAATGAAGAAATACAGAGCAATCCAGACATGAGAAAATGATGACTTGGGGACTCTGGTTGTAGCTAAGAGGGCAGAGTACTTGTCTGTTGTGTTTAATAAATGCCTGGGTTTATCTCTAGCACAAAATAGGGCAGGATGGTTGATACACATAAGCAATCCCAGTACATGTGAGAGCAGAGGTCAAGGACATCTTTGGATAAatattgagtttgaggacagtgtgAAAGACTGGAGACCCTGattgaaacacaaaacaaaacaaaaaagaagccttaggaaagagagagagagaattcaggaCAATTGCTGGTGAAAGATTCAGAGAAACACACTGACAGCATGCCCTATGTTCATGTGCatgagagggaaaggagggagcaaGAGAAGATTAGGAAATGAGAGCAGGAAAACAAagggagggaagtggggaggtTAGAAGGAGAGAGCGCGGATCCTCATGAAATATGGGGACCTAGGAACGCATCCTGCTTCTTGAGACTGATAGCTCCAGGTGACCTTCTGGACCCTTCTTTATTGCAGGTGTTTGAGCTCTTCTCTGGCTTCCTGAAATACTTTCCTGGTACTCACAAACAAATCCACAGAAACATGAAGGAAATCCTTGACTACATTGACCACAGTGTGGAGAAGCACAGGGCAATATTGGACGCCAGCAATCCAAGAGACTTCATTGATACTTACCTTCTACGCATGGAGAAGGTAAGTCCTACATGAGTGAGAGGGGATGAGAGAGTGAGGGCTGAGGATGTGAGCAGAGGAAATGAGGtgcagaggatggggaggagagacaggaaatgGAGTGGAAGAGATGCAGAAGCATCTGGAAAATGAAGaatagagaaagggaggagaagatgaaacagggagaaagaaggctgtgCAAGACACACAGGACAAAGGACAAAAGGCAGAAAAGACCTCAGAGggagaaagagcaagaaagagCCGGGGCAAACACCATGATAAACTATCACagagcagagtagagagagaagacagatcaCACAGAGACAAGGTGACATAGTCAGGGACTGAGAAATGCCATGTGGTCCATAGAGTGAGACACAAGGACAGTGCCCAGGATGGGTGAGCATCTCCCTGCAAGGCTCCAGTCACCCTGAacttcattctctctcctttctggaaCCAGGAGAAGTCCAACCCACACACGGAGTTCCATCACCAGAATCTCATGATCACTGTGCTGTCTCTCTTCTTTGCTGGCACCGAGACCAGCAGCACCACGCTCCGCTATGGCTTCCTGCTCATGCTCAAATACCCCCATGTTGCAGGTGCGTCCCAGGAAGTCAGGTGGGGGAGCTTCTAGCTTCCTCTTGGCTGTGGAGGTTTGTGTGAACGAGAGAGACATGTGTCTCTTCCATCTGGAACTCTGAAGGCTTTGATCTACTTCTAAACTAGGGCAGTGCTGTGGGTGGTTTGTGAAGTAACCCTCAGATGATCCGTTTTCCATTGTTCTCTCCTATCATTTAAAGGTtgatccatccacccatccatccatccatccatccatccgtccttccatccatccatccatccttccattcatccacccatccatccatccatccttccatccatccatccatccatccatccatccttccatccatccatccatccatccttccatccatccatccatccatccatccttccatccatccatccatccatccttccatccatccatccttccatccatccatcaatccatctttccatccatccatccatccttccttccatccatccatccatccttccttccttccttccttcctcccatctttccatccctctaTTCACTCATCTTTCCATCCATGCATGTCTCACCCACACTTACTCTGTTCATTCCCCCACCTGTCTGTCCACCCACCAACCCACCTGCCATCCACCATCCCTTCCTTCATTTTCCCAACCATCTGAACATCCATCTATCCAAACACCTGTAACTCAACATCCTTCCATCTACCCacgtataaacacacacacacacacacacacacacacacacactcatacacacacacacactcatactcacacagagagagagagagacactctctcacacacacactcacactcatacacacacacagacactcacacactcattcacactcacacacccctaATACCCACCCACTCGACCATATATCTATCCATTGTCCAATTGATCCTTCAATCACCCAACcaaacatttcattcatttatttcagcAAATCAGCTACGTTTTTCCTTTGATCATTAAAATTGAAGCAAATTATTTATCCTTGATTTATTCATAACTCATGTATCCTTCTGTCAACGGTGTTATTCCTTAATCCTTTCACTAACTGGCCTTTCaattcatctttctcttctttatcaATTCCTCCATTTATCCACTAATTCAATCATGTGTTGCCTTGCAAGTTCATTTCCTTAACTCCTCAATCTGTCCATTTATTAACTGATTTATCCATTAATTTtcttatgtattcatttttacatCCATTCCTTGATAGATACATTTGCTAACCTACCTACTTCTCGGTTATATTCCTGAGGATACAGCCTTGAGTTTTTAATATAAAACCTCATGTAAAATTAGGGTGCATGTGCAAGTtttagtgtgtgcgtgtgtatgtgtgtgtgtgtgtgtgtgtgtgtgtgtgtgtgtatgtatgtatgtatgtgtgcacgtgtgtatatgtatgtgtgcatgtgtgtatgtatatatatgtgtatgaatgcatgtatgtgtgtgtgcatgcatgtgtgtgagtgaatgtgtgtgacaATTCATTTCCTTGCAAAGGTGACAATTTTTACTGCTTTTCTCCCTCACACTGCCACACCAACACCATTGTTATAAATTGTGCCTATAAAGTAGCCCTTTGCTGtgtgttcttctttcttttttaaaaaacctggcAGAAATTAGGTTGAAACTCACAGAAGAgaaatttaatttagttttaaacACAGGTATATATAGAAAgctgctcaaaaacaaaacagttgttTGTACCCAGAAGTGCAATGAGTGTTTCAAGCGCATCTTCTTGCTGGACTCTTTCCTGAATAAAGCATCAGTGCGACAAAGCTGGCAGAGTAGATCCACTGTTCCCCTCTTCCGTGCAGAGAAAGTCCAAAAGGAGATTGATCAGGTGATCGGCTCCCACCGTCTACCAACCCTTGACGACCGCACCAAAATGCCATACACTGATGCCGTCATCCACGAGATTCAGAGATTTTCAGATCTTATCCCCATTGGTGTGCCACACAAAGTCACCAAAGACACTTTGTTCCGCGGGTACCTGCTCCCCAAGGTGAGACCGGCTGCCATTCCACATCTCTACTCCATGAGCCTCCTACCTTCTCCTCCATCCTTGTACCAGCCTGTTCTTGATTTCCCGGCATTCCTAGTGTCTTACTGCTGAAGTGACTGTCTGCATATGTCAGTCAGGGAATGCTGACAACTTTGTATCTCGTAATGTCTCCTAGGACACTGAAGTCTACCCCATCCTGAGCTCAGCTCTCCATGACCCACAGTACTTTGAACAACCAGACACCTTCAATCCTGACCGCTTCCTGGATGCCAATGGggcactgaagaaaaatgaagctttTATGCCCTTCTCTATAGGTGAGACTCACCTGTGATTCCTCTCCCTGACACTAGAGGGACAGGACACAGACAGGACTAGGTCCACGTTTCCTGAGTCTATCCCAGCTGCTCTGCCTGATCCATCCCGTTCACCCTGGCTACAGGTCCACAAGGGGACTCTTGACCTAAAAGAGAATCCTGGTCAGGAGGACTTTGGGGAGGTATTTACAGTCCTCTAAACATTAGCAAACCATTTTCTTAGGAAACAGCAGCAAGAACAGCTGACACAGTCTATCCACAGTGTTATGAACTGGGTCGGGTCTTGATGGCTGGGGAGACATTGACTTTAGCTGTGAGCACTGGTGACATGGGGCATGTCTTCACACACTTTCCCCTGTTTGCACTTTTGTTGAATTTTAAGagacatcaaaattaaaattactagTATTCATTAGAGCCAAGTGATCATTCATGATGGATAATATCCTGAACCAGAGCAAGTTCAGAGTTCCAGCACCCATCAGTGTCAGCACACAGTGTCTGTAGACAAGAGGGAGCTGGGCATGGACATACATCCTGATTGGTGCCAGCTCTGCGTTTACCTTACTTGGACATTTTGGAATAGTTGCCAGCCTGGGGTAGGTCAACTGCTCTGAGTGGCTGAGATTTGTTCTTCACTATAATAGCATAATCTCAAGTTAGTGTGTAGCTCGATTGCCTGCTGTGTTTGGTTAGTTACATACAGAAGCTCCCTTTGGCCCAATttacttcattttgatggactcTATTGGATGTAAACATGAAAACTTTGTGTTCAGCTTCCTTATCTTTTGGAGAAAGAGGAGTTCTACAAATAATGCCTAAGCCTTTGTTGGCCCCCTAACCCATAGCTGTGAAACCCAGGGATGGGTGTGTGTTAAGCAAGTTCTCTTCAAAGAGCCCACTCCTCCAGCCTTTCCTGTTGCATTCTAGAAGATACTTGTAAGAGAGTGAATGTTACAGTTCTGGAGCTGCAAAGGTGTCCTGACTTATCGGGAAGCCAGGCTAGGAATGTCTTAATGCTGTCACGTCAATTGCAGGTTGAGAGTCAAACCTTCTTATTCATTGCAATGGGCAGAGTTGTCTGGGTTTAGGGATGGGACAGTCTGAAGGTTGTACACTGCCCTGGGGCTCACATGGCTCATCCTCTGTGCCCACAGGAAAGCGCATTTGTCTTGGAGAAGGCATCGCCCGCCACGAATTGTTCCTTTTCTTCACCACCCTCCTCCAGAACTTCTCCTTGTCCAGTCCCGTGGATCCTAAGGACATTGACCTCAGTCCCAAGGAGAGTGGCATTGGCAGAGTGCCCCCAGAATACCAGATCTGCTTCTTGTCCCGATGACTGGGCTGAGGCGGCCAGGTGTCTCTACTCCTGTTATAATGGCCCCGCCCATGTCTCTGCCTGTGAGAGACCTGACGGGAACCAGGCCCTAGATCTGTCCTCACCTCTTCCACCTTACTGCAGCTTCTCCAAATCTCTGGGTGTGCTGTTCTTCCTGTGAATGGTACTGGAGGGTTCAATCAAGTGATTGTGTGATCAGAGAGACTTGGAGGCCACATCACAATCTCAGTCACTCCCCTATCTCTCAACAGCCTCATCCCATGAATCAGCACCAGGTGCACCAGGAAGTCATCGAATGGACTCTGTATATGGTCTGAATTCTGTGTCTATGGACTTGCCTAATATGTATGGTTCACATAATGAGAATCACATGGTGTGTGACCTTTGGGGTCTGGTGTCTATTATTTACACAGTATTATCTTGAAGgcaccagctccccatttcgggagcgataacagctgaacacacacttgcctgaccttgtcttggtcactaaagtcagatgcctgcccctttcggcagccataacagccgaacacgtgcttgtctgaccttgtcttggtcactaggaggttaggcacctgcctcgtggcaaggaaccaatcagaagttagctggtggtgctatgctttacggccctgggtgtgctttacagacaattGCACAGCAATGACCTGCAGAGCAAAGCAACCCccggggagggcctatgggccataacaaccagttgaccaatcaacacagggcaagccctccaagcctggaggcacaccaatcctgagcctgtgcgtacccctagacactccccttacactgccttATAAAATCTTTATGCGGACGGTTGGAGCTGTCTTTCCTatccatctgccatggtgggtgaataaaagaccccagctaacatggggttagctcggtaaacaactataataaagcctcatgcagtttgcatcaagctttcaactctgcctggtgattggggtgaccaaggtcctgggatgagatcctggaggcctgagcttccggcgGTCTTTCATCTAGGTTTCTGTGTGTTGTAGCCCACAGTCACACACCTTCAAGTCTTTCATCATGGTCTTTCTCAGCAAAAGCACAATTACGTTGTTTCATGTGTTGTGCCAGCAGAAGGTATGGTCCAGATGCAGGGtggatcttcctgtttctaatAATCTGGTAAGAAATCCCTCACAGAGTGTCCAGCAGCCTGGCTTTAAGTTGGTGCCAGATACAGTCAAGTTAACACTCAAGAGCGGCCATCACAGTGCCCAGTCCATGGTCTCCCAGCTATTCTTACATGTGACCTCTTGATGGCTGGTACCTAAGTTTCTTTTCAGAAGGGCCTCTTGCTGCAAACTCCATCCCATTCATGCCAGGGTTGTGAAGGGACACCCTGTTGATTGTTTCCTGCTCTGCTGTGAGAACCTGGAACAGCAGGTGGTGATACCAGAGATTAACATAGTGGAAGAGTAACCAGTAAGATCACAAACAACTCAATAAAGTGACAgcagccattttggttacctgctCCCTTTTGTCAACCCTCTACCCTCCTGGCCTCTTGTTATggcttccccttctcccctgcccttcTGGTCACATGACCCAGCTCATTCTGGACtgtcccagatgtccctgcctctggctgtgctctctcttttttctacaataaactttctctccaccatacctaggagatATCAtgtcctttcctctttttttcagatttttttatttgaattagaaacaagattgttttacatgacaatcccagttcccttctcccttctctcctcccctaccacccccaactaaaacgctacctatcacatatcctttattctattcttcccccgactcaacctttctgctccctcatggcctctgcatccttcctcttcttccctcctcattcttgtagctccctccccctcttccggtgctctcaatttgctcaggggatcttgaccctttcgcTGTCTCCAGGGGAACaagtgtgtctctcttagggtcctccttgtttagtagcttctctggcagtgtggattgtaggctggtaatgtgttcactctatgtctaaaatccaatatgagtgagtacaatcatgtttatctttttgggaCTGGCTTagctcgctcagaatggtttcttctatttccatccatttttctgcaaatttcaagattccactgtttttttccgctgagtaaatgtaccacattttctctatccattcttcagttaagttgcatctaggttgtttccagtttctggctattacaaatagtgctgctgtgaactttgttgaacagatgtccttgttgtatgaatgtgcttcttttgggtatatggttAAGAGTGGAAtctctggatcttgtggtagactgagtcccattttgtTCAGGagtcaccatgctgatttccaaagtggttgtacaagttggcactcccaccagcagtggagaagtgttcccctttctccacatcctctccagcttaaactgtcattggtgtttttgaatttggccattctgacaggagaaagatggtatctcagagttgttttgatttgcatttccctgatggctaaggatgttgaacattttcttatgtgtctttcagccattttagattcctctattgagaattgtctaattagttctgtacccctctttgtaattggattgtttggtgttttggagactagcttcttgagttctttgtataatttggagatcagccctctgtcaaatgttgggttggtgaatgaatatcttttcccagtctgtgggctgccattttgccttgctgactgtctcctttgccttacagaagcttctcagtttcaggaagtcccatttatcaattgttgatctatgtgtctgtgctactggtgtgatactcaggaagcagtctcctgtaccaatacattcaagggtatttcccactttgtcttctaataagttcagtgtggctgggtttatgttgatgtctttgatccattttgacttaagttttgtgcatggtgacagatatggttttatctgtagtcttctacatgtctgcatccagttatgccagaatcatttgttgaagacattctctttgttccagcgtataaatttggattgtttgtcaaaaatcaggtgttggtaggtgtttgtgttaatatcagggttttcaactctattccattggtctacctgtatatttttgtgccaataccaagctgttttcaggactatagctccgtagcagagcttgaagtcaggaatggtgacgCCTCCATaaattcctttattatacagggttgttttggctatcctgggtcttttgtttctccatagaaagttgagaattgttctttcaaggtctgtgaagaactgcattgggattttgattgggattgcattgaatctgtagattacttttggcaagattgccatttttactaagttgatcctacctatccaagagcatgggagatctttccattttctggtatctaatttatttcttaagagagtcaaaattcttatggtaccggtctttcactttttttggttagtgttaccccaaggtattttatgttgttcgtggcaattgtaaagggtgatgtttctcagatttctttctccaccaatgtgtcatcggtatatagtagggctacagatttttctGAATTAATCTTGTgtactgctactttgctgaaggtgtttatcagctgtaggagttccctggcagagattttgggtcacttatgcagaatatcatatcatctgcaaatagtgagagtttgacttcttcctttccgatttgtattcccttgatctccttttgttgtcttattgctttagctagaacttcaagaacaatatttaagagatatggagagagtgaacagccttgtcgtgtccctgattttaaaggaattgctttgagtttctctccatttaatttgatgttggctgttggcttgctgtatattgcttttattatgttaaggtatgttcctgttatccctaatttctccaagacctttatcatgaaggggtgttggattttgtcaaaggctttttcggcatcttgtgagatgatcatgtggttttttttcttcagtctgatTAGATGgaggattacactgatggattttcatatgttgaaccatccttgcatccctgggatgaagcctacttgatcattctctgatgtgttcttggtggatgatttctctgatgtgttcttggatttgatttgccagtattttattgagaattttttgcatcaatgttcatgagggattttggtctgtagttctctttcttagttgtgtctttgtgtggcttgggtatcaaggttattgtagcctcgtaaaaagagtttggcaatgtcccttctgcttctattttgtggaacaatttgaggagtattggtactaGGTGTACCTTGAATtgctggtagaattctgcactgaagccatctggccctgggctttttttggttgggagacttcgatgactgcttcaatttcattagggtttataggtctatttaagttgctcctctgttcttgatttaattttggtaagtgaaatctatccagaaactTGTCCACTTccttagattttcgaattttgaagaatataggttttcgaagtatgacctgatgattctgtgtctattgttatgtcccccttttcattcctgattttattaatttgcatgttcactctttgttgtttggtaagtttggataaagctttgtctgtctagttgattttctcaaagaaccaactcttcgttatattgattctttgtattgttctcctagtttccatttcattgatttcagccctcaatttgattatttcctggcttctgctcctccaggtgtattggcttctttgtcttctaaagctttcagttgtgctgctaattcactagtgtgattattctcctgttttttcacatgggcacttagggctatgaactatcctcttagcactgctttcaaagtgtcccataggtttgggtatgttgtgtctgcattctcattgaattctaggaaatcttaaatttcttttttatttcttcctcgacccaggaattgtgcattGGGTGtaacttaatttccatgagtttgaaggttttctgtaattcgtgttgctattgaattataactttaaagcacagtggtctgataagatacacggcgttatttcaatttttttgtacctgttgagatttgctatgttgccattaTGTGGTTGactttagagaatgttccatgtggcactgagaagaaggtaaattgtgttgtatttggatggaatgttctatagatatctgttaagtccaattgcgccataacttctattagttcctttgtttctttgttaagtttctgtctggtgttcctgtccagtggtgagagtggggtgttgaagtctcccactgtaagtgtgtggggttttatgtgtgatttgagttttagtaatgtttcttttacaaatgtggattcctttgtatttggggcataaatgttcagaattggatttctcctgtgttgagtaggaagtgacctccttcatctcttttgattgattttagtttaaagtccaatatgttggatattaggattgctacccctgcttgtttcttgggtccatttgattggaaaatcttttcccaacctttaattcttagataccgtctgtctttgaggttgaggtgtgtttcttgtatgcagcagaaggaaggattctgtcttcttatccattctgctaatctgtgtctttttataggggagttaagaccattgatgttgatggatattaatgaccattgattgttcattcttgtttgttttggatttggtgatggtggcgaaattatgtgtgggattctatccctttttcttttggctgttggtaaagtgggattatctattgcctatatttttctggttgtagttaacttctttgggttgcagatttccttctagaactttctgtagggctggatcggtggatatgtattgtttgaatctggttttgtcatggaatatcttgttttctccatctatattgattgaaagctttgctgggtatagtagtctgagctggcatccatggtctcttagtgtaggtagaatatctatccaggactttctggctttcagagtttccatggaaaagtcaggtgtaatt
It contains:
- the LOC113837198 gene encoding cytochrome P450 2B1-like, encoding MEPSVLLLLTFFAGFLLLLVRGHPKACGHLPPGPRPLPFLGNLLQMDRRGLLNSFMRLRDKYGDVFTVHLGPRPVVMLCGTEAIREALVDQAEAFSGRGTIAVVKPTFKDYGVIFANGERWKALRRFSLATMRDFGMGKRTVEERIQEEAQCLVEELRKSQGAPLDPKFLFQCITANIICSIVFGERFDYKDRQFLRLLDLFYRTFSLASSFSSQVFELFSGFLKYFPGTHKQIHRNMKEILDYIDHSVEKHRAILDASNPRDFIDTYLLRMEKEKSNPHTEFHHQNLMITVLSLFFAGTETSSTTLRYGFLLMLKYPHVAEKVQKEIDQVIGSHRLPTLDDRTKMPYTDAVIHEIQRFSDLIPIGVPHKVTKDTLFRGYLLPKDTEVYPILSSALHDPQYFEQPDTFNPDRFLDANGALKKNEAFMPFSIGKRICLGEGIARHELFLFFTTLLQNFSLSSPVDPKDIDLSPKESGIGRVPPEYQICFLSR